A window of Amycolatopsis australiensis contains these coding sequences:
- a CDS encoding glycosyltransferase family 2 protein, which produces MRDVTANPATTVVVVTWRGAGHVTACLDALAAQTRPHRTLVVDNASDDGTAALLAAHPSHPQVIRLPRNAGYAGALDVAAKRVETRLIAWLNDDAEPEPDWLAKLEDALEEAPLAGAVTSLLVRPDGTTQSAGVRLTADGHGADLTEPAAEVFGFCGGAALLRADALKSVHGVPASFFCYYEDTDTAWRLRLAGWDVVAAPDARVRHAHGVSSKPGSPLFHRWNERNRLLMLLRCAPRDVAVRQLARFAALTAVLPLRPGRPRAANFRFGLRCRVLAEVCARLPATLLARRRIGRRAALGRGAVWEAWAGL; this is translated from the coding sequence GTGCGGGACGTGACCGCGAATCCCGCCACCACGGTGGTCGTCGTGACCTGGCGGGGTGCCGGGCACGTCACCGCCTGCCTCGACGCGCTCGCCGCGCAGACGCGTCCACATCGGACGCTCGTGGTGGACAACGCCTCCGACGACGGCACCGCCGCCCTGCTCGCGGCCCATCCTTCGCACCCGCAAGTAATCCGGCTGCCGCGCAATGCCGGGTACGCGGGCGCGCTCGACGTCGCGGCGAAGCGGGTCGAGACGCGGCTGATCGCGTGGCTGAACGACGACGCCGAACCGGAGCCGGACTGGCTGGCGAAGCTGGAGGACGCCCTCGAGGAGGCGCCGCTGGCGGGGGCGGTGACGTCGCTGCTCGTGCGGCCCGACGGCACCACGCAGTCCGCCGGCGTCCGGCTGACCGCCGACGGCCACGGCGCCGACCTGACCGAGCCCGCCGCCGAGGTGTTCGGCTTCTGCGGCGGCGCGGCGCTGCTGCGCGCCGACGCGCTGAAGAGCGTGCACGGCGTCCCGGCGTCGTTCTTCTGTTATTACGAAGACACCGACACGGCGTGGCGGCTGCGGCTGGCCGGCTGGGACGTCGTCGCGGCGCCGGACGCCCGCGTCCGGCACGCCCACGGCGTCAGCAGCAAGCCGGGCTCGCCGCTGTTCCACCGCTGGAACGAGCGCAACCGGCTGCTCATGCTGCTGCGCTGCGCCCCGCGTGACGTCGCGGTGCGGCAGCTGGCCCGCTTCGCCGCGCTGACCGCCGTGCTGCCCCTGCGGCCCGGGCGGCCGCGGGCGGCGAACTTCCGGTTCGGCCTGCGCTGCCGCGTGCTGGCGGAGGTGTGCGCGCGGCTACCGGCGACGTTGCTGGCCCGCCGGCGGATCGGCCGTCGCGCGGCGCTCGGCCGAGGCGCGGTCTGGGAGGCATGGGCGGGCCTTTAA
- a CDS encoding glycosyltransferase: MAQGAPQPLVSVIVVNYHGADDTITCLRALAEHDYPELELICVDNSDEAARLREAVPQARVIEAGRNSGFAGGCNLGAKHAKGTVLGFLNNDARPAPGWVAAAVAELRAQPRVAAVASKVLDWDGTGTDFVDGGLTWFGMGYKRHAGTPLADVPAAEHEVAKDVLFGTGSAMFVRASVFAELGGFDERFFMFYEDVDLGWRLNLRGWRVRYVPESLAFHRHHATMASVDAPETGRETFLLERNALAALYKNLSDETLARALPAALALAVRRATARGELDATRLDLERGVGPIESGDVAIPRTTLAGLLAIDQFVEQLPSLAEARRAEQAARVRTDADLLPLLRKALEPAYPLPRYLAAHDILVEAFGIEQAFGQRRKILVLTGDALTERMAGPAIRAWNIALALSAEHDVHLITTNPLATPPPAPFRVSAGKHRELEGPIAWADVVVLQGHVLELAPSLKKEHRGKIVVADLYDPMHLELLEQGKGVADDRRAADLAGVTRVLDAQLERGDFFLCASERQRHLWLGHLAALGRLSPRLYDADPTTQSLLAVVPFGLSEQAPARTGPGLRSSLGIGGTDHVVLWAGGVYSWFDPLTLVRAIDTLRRRRGDVRLVFLGMKHPNPEVAEMDIGTRTIRLADSLGLTGKHVYFNEQWVPYHERQNWLLDANCGVTTHYEHVETTFAFRTRVLDYLWAGLPIVTTDGDAFADLVRAERLGVVVPAEDEAALADALEKVLYDEEFAAGCVERIAVVAQRYTWPEVLKPLVEFCRDPRPAADRLPGSADLVKTPAVRGRAMLRRDADLVREYLAAGGPAELARRAGGRALKLVKQRLRRG; the protein is encoded by the coding sequence TTGGCGCAGGGGGCACCGCAACCGCTCGTCTCGGTGATCGTGGTGAACTACCACGGCGCCGACGACACGATCACCTGCCTGCGCGCGCTCGCCGAGCACGACTATCCCGAGCTCGAGCTGATCTGCGTCGACAACTCCGACGAGGCCGCCCGCCTGCGCGAGGCCGTTCCGCAGGCCCGCGTGATCGAGGCCGGCCGCAACAGCGGTTTCGCCGGCGGCTGCAACCTCGGCGCGAAGCACGCGAAGGGCACTGTCCTCGGCTTCCTCAACAACGACGCGCGCCCGGCACCCGGCTGGGTCGCCGCCGCGGTCGCCGAGCTGCGCGCGCAGCCCCGCGTCGCCGCCGTGGCCAGCAAGGTCCTCGACTGGGACGGCACCGGCACCGACTTCGTCGACGGCGGCCTGACCTGGTTCGGCATGGGCTACAAGCGCCACGCGGGCACGCCGCTGGCCGACGTGCCCGCCGCCGAGCACGAGGTGGCCAAGGACGTCCTGTTCGGCACCGGCTCGGCGATGTTCGTGCGCGCTTCGGTGTTCGCCGAGCTCGGCGGGTTCGACGAACGGTTCTTCATGTTCTACGAGGACGTCGACCTCGGCTGGCGGCTCAACCTGCGCGGCTGGCGCGTCCGGTACGTCCCGGAGTCGCTGGCGTTCCACCGCCACCACGCCACCATGGCGTCGGTCGACGCGCCCGAGACCGGCCGCGAGACCTTCCTCCTGGAGCGCAACGCCCTCGCCGCCCTCTACAAGAACCTCTCCGACGAGACACTGGCCCGGGCGCTGCCCGCGGCCCTCGCGCTGGCCGTGCGGCGGGCCACCGCCCGCGGCGAGCTGGACGCCACGCGGCTGGACCTGGAACGGGGTGTCGGCCCGATCGAGTCCGGCGACGTCGCGATCCCGCGGACCACGCTGGCCGGGCTGCTGGCCATCGACCAGTTCGTCGAGCAGCTGCCGTCGCTGGCCGAAGCGCGCCGGGCCGAGCAGGCCGCGCGCGTACGCACCGACGCCGACCTGCTTCCCTTGCTGCGCAAGGCGTTGGAGCCCGCGTACCCGCTGCCGCGCTACCTCGCCGCACACGACATCCTCGTCGAGGCGTTCGGCATCGAGCAGGCGTTCGGGCAGCGCCGGAAGATCCTCGTGCTCACCGGCGACGCGCTGACCGAGCGGATGGCGGGCCCGGCGATCCGCGCCTGGAACATCGCGCTGGCGCTGTCCGCCGAGCACGACGTCCACCTCATCACGACCAACCCGCTGGCCACGCCGCCGCCCGCGCCGTTCCGCGTCAGCGCCGGCAAGCACCGCGAGCTGGAAGGGCCGATCGCCTGGGCCGACGTCGTGGTCCTGCAAGGGCACGTGCTCGAACTGGCGCCTTCGCTGAAGAAGGAGCACCGGGGCAAGATCGTCGTCGCCGACCTCTACGACCCGATGCACCTGGAGCTGCTGGAACAGGGCAAGGGTGTCGCCGACGACCGGCGCGCGGCCGACCTCGCCGGCGTCACTCGCGTCCTCGACGCCCAGCTCGAGCGCGGCGACTTCTTCCTCTGCGCCTCCGAGCGGCAGCGGCACCTGTGGCTCGGGCACCTGGCCGCACTGGGCCGGCTTTCGCCGCGGCTCTACGACGCCGACCCGACCACGCAGTCGCTGCTCGCGGTCGTCCCGTTCGGACTGTCCGAACAGGCGCCTGCCCGCACCGGCCCGGGGCTGCGGTCGTCGCTGGGCATCGGCGGCACCGACCACGTCGTGCTCTGGGCGGGCGGGGTGTACAGCTGGTTCGACCCGCTGACGCTGGTCCGCGCGATCGACACGCTCCGGCGTCGCCGCGGCGACGTCCGGCTGGTGTTCCTCGGCATGAAGCACCCGAACCCCGAGGTCGCCGAGATGGACATCGGGACGCGGACGATCCGGCTGGCCGATTCGCTGGGCCTGACCGGCAAGCACGTCTACTTCAACGAGCAGTGGGTGCCCTACCACGAGCGCCAGAACTGGCTGCTGGACGCGAACTGCGGCGTCACGACGCACTACGAGCACGTCGAGACGACGTTCGCGTTCCGCACCCGCGTGCTCGACTACCTGTGGGCCGGGCTGCCGATCGTGACCACCGACGGCGACGCGTTCGCCGACCTGGTGCGGGCCGAACGGCTCGGCGTCGTCGTGCCGGCCGAGGACGAGGCGGCGCTGGCCGACGCGTTGGAGAAGGTGCTGTACGACGAGGAGTTCGCCGCGGGCTGCGTCGAGCGGATCGCCGTGGTCGCGCAGCGGTACACGTGGCCGGAGGTGCTGAAGCCGCTGGTGGAGTTCTGCCGCGACCCGCGCCCGGCGGCCGACCGGCTGCCCGGCTCGGCGGACCTGGTGAAGACGCCGGCGGTGCGCGGGCGGGCGATGCTGCGCCGGGACGCCGACCTGGTCCGCGAGTACCTCGCCGCGGGCGGTCCGGCGGAGCTGGCGCGGCGCGCGGGCGGCCGGGCGTTGAAGCTCGTGAAGCAACGGCTGCGCCGTGGCTAG
- a CDS encoding glycosyltransferase family 4 protein, which translates to MARSLSVLLDGTPLLGARTGIGRYTAALSEELVSIPEVDTRAVAFTLRGWRRLRHVLPYGARARGMPVAARLLRAAWLRSDFPPVELFAGPTDVVHGTNFVLPGRLRAAGVVTIHDLAFLDNPAELAPSDRTLPELVRRGARRANVICTPTAAVADSVAERLDVSRDKIVVTPLGVNPAWFTARPPDDERRARLGLPSRYLLFAGAAGPRKGLDWLTLAHDAAPDLPDLVFAGPGPFPRTARTRQTGYLSDVDLRTVVAGASALVLPSRDEGFGLPVLEAMASDVPVVCTDIPALREVAGDCASLVPYGDVDGLAEALRMAVTDPHAVSTSATRRAHAANFTWRTCAELTVGAYRLASGRH; encoded by the coding sequence GTGGCTAGGTCACTGAGCGTCCTCCTCGACGGCACCCCGCTGCTCGGCGCGCGCACCGGGATCGGCCGGTACACGGCCGCGCTGAGCGAAGAGCTGGTGTCGATCCCGGAAGTCGACACGCGCGCGGTGGCGTTCACGCTGCGCGGCTGGCGGCGGCTGCGGCACGTGCTGCCGTACGGCGCGCGGGCCCGCGGGATGCCGGTGGCGGCGCGGCTGCTGCGGGCGGCGTGGCTGCGTTCGGACTTCCCGCCGGTGGAGCTGTTCGCCGGGCCGACCGACGTCGTGCACGGCACGAACTTCGTGCTGCCGGGCCGGTTGCGGGCGGCAGGCGTCGTGACGATCCACGATCTGGCCTTTTTGGACAATCCGGCGGAGCTGGCCCCCAGCGACCGCACCCTGCCGGAACTGGTCCGCCGCGGCGCCCGCCGCGCGAACGTGATCTGCACGCCGACGGCCGCGGTGGCCGACTCGGTGGCGGAGCGCCTGGACGTCTCGCGCGACAAGATCGTGGTGACGCCCCTTGGCGTGAACCCGGCCTGGTTCACCGCGCGGCCGCCGGACGACGAGCGGCGCGCGCGGCTGGGACTGCCGTCGCGGTACCTGCTGTTCGCGGGAGCGGCGGGGCCGCGGAAGGGCCTGGACTGGCTGACCCTCGCCCACGACGCCGCGCCCGACCTGCCGGACCTGGTGTTCGCCGGGCCGGGCCCGTTCCCCCGGACGGCACGGACCCGCCAGACCGGCTATCTGTCCGATGTGGACTTGCGCACGGTGGTGGCCGGGGCGTCGGCGCTGGTGCTGCCCTCGCGCGACGAAGGCTTCGGGCTGCCGGTGCTGGAGGCGATGGCCTCGGACGTCCCGGTGGTGTGCACGGACATCCCGGCCCTGCGCGAAGTGGCGGGCGACTGCGCGAGCCTGGTCCCGTACGGCGACGTGGACGGCCTGGCGGAAGCGCTGCGGATGGCCGTGACGGACCCGCACGCGGTCTCGACGTCGGCGACCCGGCGCGCGCACGCGGCGAACTTCACGTGGCGGACGTGCGCGGAACTGACGGTGGGCGCGTACCGCCTGGCCTCCGGCCGTCACTGA
- the rfbD gene encoding dTDP-4-dehydrorhamnose reductase yields MPVRLTVLVPGGSGQLGRDLAALSSGSVDVVAPGSAELDVTVTGQVLAAVGALAERARENGSAPVVINAAAYTAVDAAETDEERAFAVNADGPRVLAAACASRRVPLIHVSTDYVFSGDASEPYEPSDELGPRSAYGRTKAAGEDAVLGSGASSWVVRTGWLYGQSGKNFVKTMARLESSRETVSVVDDQVGGPTWTADLASALMELAGRVASGDGPERRILHCTNAGAVSWCGFAKAIFTHLGADPARVRPCTSAEYPQAATRPAYSVLSPASWREAWLTPMRPWEEALEAYFRAQ; encoded by the coding sequence GTGCCTGTGCGGCTGACGGTGCTCGTGCCCGGCGGTTCCGGACAGCTCGGCCGCGACCTGGCCGCGCTGTCCTCCGGTTCGGTGGACGTCGTGGCCCCGGGCTCGGCGGAGCTGGACGTGACGGTGACGGGCCAGGTGCTGGCGGCGGTCGGCGCGCTGGCCGAGCGGGCCCGCGAGAACGGTTCCGCGCCGGTGGTGATCAACGCAGCGGCGTACACGGCGGTCGACGCGGCGGAGACGGACGAAGAACGCGCGTTCGCGGTCAACGCCGACGGCCCGCGCGTGCTGGCCGCGGCCTGCGCGTCCCGGCGGGTGCCGCTGATCCACGTGTCGACGGACTACGTGTTTTCCGGCGACGCTTCCGAGCCGTACGAGCCTTCCGACGAGCTGGGGCCGCGTTCGGCGTACGGCCGCACGAAGGCGGCGGGGGAGGACGCCGTGCTCGGGTCGGGGGCGTCGTCGTGGGTGGTGCGGACCGGGTGGCTGTACGGCCAGTCGGGGAAGAACTTCGTCAAGACCATGGCGCGCCTGGAGTCCTCGCGGGAAACGGTGTCCGTTGTGGACGATCAGGTCGGCGGTCCGACGTGGACGGCCGACCTGGCTTCGGCACTCATGGAGCTGGCCGGCCGGGTCGCCTCCGGGGACGGGCCGGAGCGGCGGATCCTGCACTGCACGAACGCGGGCGCGGTGAGCTGGTGCGGGTTCGCGAAGGCGATCTTCACGCACTTGGGCGCGGACCCGGCGCGGGTGCGCCCGTGCACGTCGGCGGAGTACCCGCAAGCGGCGACCCGGCCGGCGTACTCGGTGCTGTCACCGGCATCGTGGCGCGAGGCGTGGCTGACCCCGATGCGTCCGTGGGAAGAAGCCCTGGAGGCGTACTTCCGGGCTCAGTGA
- the rfbB gene encoding dTDP-glucose 4,6-dehydratase: MRVLVTGGAGFIGSHYVRQALSGAYPALRDAEVVVLDKLTYAGNEANLAPVAADPRLRFVRGDICDTALVADVMRGVDLVVHFAAESHVDRSILGAADFVLTNVLGTQNLLQAAVEAGVGKFVHVSTDEVYGSIEHGSWREDHVLEPNSPYAASKASSDLVARSFHRTHGLPVCITRCSNNYGPYQFPEKVIPLFVTNLLDGRKVPLYGDGLNVRDWLHVDDHCHGIQLVADGGRPGEIYNIGGGTELTNRELTEKLLAAVGAGWDRVEPVEDRKGHDRRYSVDITKISGELGYAPRVSFEDGLAATVAWYTENRAWWEPLAERAALKK, translated from the coding sequence ATGCGGGTCCTGGTCACCGGTGGTGCGGGCTTCATCGGGTCGCACTACGTCCGGCAGGCGCTGAGCGGCGCCTACCCGGCGCTGCGTGACGCCGAGGTCGTGGTGCTGGACAAGCTCACCTACGCCGGCAACGAGGCGAACCTGGCCCCGGTCGCCGCCGATCCGCGGCTGCGGTTCGTCCGCGGCGACATCTGCGACACCGCGCTGGTCGCCGACGTCATGCGCGGGGTAGACCTGGTCGTGCACTTCGCCGCCGAGTCGCATGTGGACCGCTCGATCCTCGGCGCCGCCGACTTCGTGCTGACGAACGTGCTGGGCACGCAGAACCTGCTGCAGGCGGCCGTGGAAGCGGGCGTGGGCAAGTTCGTCCACGTCTCGACCGACGAGGTGTACGGCTCGATCGAGCACGGTTCGTGGCGGGAAGACCACGTGCTGGAGCCGAATTCGCCGTACGCGGCGTCGAAGGCGTCGTCCGATCTGGTGGCGCGGTCGTTCCACCGGACCCACGGGCTGCCGGTGTGCATCACGCGGTGCTCCAACAACTACGGTCCGTACCAGTTCCCGGAGAAGGTCATCCCGCTGTTCGTCACGAACCTCCTCGACGGGCGGAAGGTGCCGCTCTACGGCGACGGGCTCAACGTCCGTGACTGGCTGCACGTGGACGATCACTGCCACGGCATCCAGCTCGTCGCCGACGGGGGCAGGCCGGGCGAGATCTACAACATCGGCGGCGGTACCGAGCTGACCAACCGCGAGCTGACGGAGAAGCTGCTGGCCGCGGTCGGTGCGGGCTGGGACCGCGTCGAACCGGTCGAAGACCGCAAGGGCCACGACCGCCGGTACTCGGTGGACATCACCAAGATCAGCGGTGAGCTGGGGTACGCTCCGCGGGTGTCCTTCGAGGACGGTCTGGCCGCGACGGTGGCCTGGTACACGGAAAACCGCGCGTGGTGGGAGCCCCTGGCGGAGCGGGCCGCGCTCAAGAAGTAG
- a CDS encoding LCP family protein — MTEGPAPTVPARRRQDISHGAAVFARRGGKVVVSLLSVAILALTWYGWHYIGDPNTGLTTTNVFADTEAHAKPLDGAIDILLVGQDSRTDAQGNPLPREVLDMLHAGVSDGELNTDTMILVHIPQNGKHAIAISFPRDSWVELAGGYGKHKLNSAFVYAYTDTYKTLQRQGMTDLKQADAQAKVAGRKNLIATLEKFIGKPGMIDRYAEVNLASFYEITKSIGGVEVCLKAPVKEAKSGVDLPGGRQTIEGVQALAFVRQRYGLPRFDLDRIARQQAFLSGLARKVLSSDVLTSPAKIADLVAAVKKSVVVSQGWDLTEFAEQMRGLTGGNIEFHTIPTLGNAVIGGADVLRVDPAAVQAEVARLTADGDTPAPPSSSQLPGANAVTVELFDGSGSPSLAGQARAMLQAKGFTLAADQKLSTRAATVVRYNPADEAALALVKQALGTTVQAEPDRDVTAGHVRVLLGKDFRGSAAAGPGGAPSTSAAAPPPVSPTPDAPPITAGDVPCVN, encoded by the coding sequence GTGACCGAAGGGCCTGCGCCGACCGTCCCGGCGCGCCGCAGGCAGGACATCAGCCACGGCGCCGCGGTCTTCGCGCGGCGCGGCGGCAAGGTCGTCGTGTCCCTGCTGTCCGTCGCGATCCTGGCCCTGACCTGGTACGGCTGGCACTACATCGGCGACCCGAACACGGGCCTGACCACCACGAACGTCTTCGCCGACACCGAGGCGCACGCGAAGCCGCTCGACGGCGCGATCGACATCCTGCTGGTCGGCCAGGACAGCCGCACGGACGCGCAGGGCAACCCGCTGCCCCGCGAGGTGCTGGACATGCTGCACGCCGGCGTCTCCGACGGCGAGCTGAACACCGACACGATGATCCTCGTGCACATCCCCCAGAACGGGAAGCACGCGATCGCGATCTCGTTCCCCCGCGACTCCTGGGTCGAGCTGGCCGGCGGCTACGGCAAGCACAAGCTCAACAGCGCGTTCGTCTACGCGTACACGGACACTTACAAGACGTTGCAACGCCAGGGCATGACCGACCTCAAGCAGGCCGACGCGCAGGCGAAGGTGGCCGGGCGCAAGAACCTGATCGCCACGCTCGAGAAGTTCATCGGCAAGCCCGGCATGATCGACCGCTACGCCGAGGTCAACCTGGCGAGCTTCTACGAGATCACCAAGTCGATCGGCGGCGTCGAGGTCTGCCTCAAGGCCCCGGTCAAGGAGGCGAAGTCCGGCGTCGACCTGCCGGGCGGGCGGCAGACGATCGAGGGCGTGCAGGCGCTCGCGTTCGTCCGCCAGCGCTACGGCCTGCCCCGCTTCGACCTCGACCGGATCGCGCGCCAGCAGGCGTTCCTGTCCGGACTGGCGCGCAAGGTCCTCTCCAGCGACGTCCTGACCAGCCCGGCGAAGATCGCCGACCTGGTGGCGGCGGTGAAGAAGTCCGTCGTCGTGTCGCAGGGCTGGGACCTCACCGAGTTCGCCGAGCAGATGCGTGGCCTGACCGGCGGCAACATCGAGTTCCACACGATCCCGACACTGGGCAACGCGGTCATCGGCGGCGCGGACGTGCTGCGCGTCGACCCGGCGGCGGTCCAGGCGGAGGTGGCGCGGCTGACCGCGGACGGCGACACTCCGGCGCCGCCGTCGTCGTCCCAGCTGCCCGGCGCGAACGCCGTCACGGTCGAGTTGTTCGACGGCTCGGGGTCGCCGTCGCTGGCCGGCCAGGCCCGCGCGATGCTGCAGGCCAAGGGCTTCACGCTGGCCGCCGACCAGAAGCTGAGCACCCGCGCCGCCACGGTCGTCCGGTACAACCCGGCCGACGAAGCCGCGCTGGCGCTGGTCAAGCAGGCGCTGGGCACGACGGTCCAGGCGGAGCCGGACCGGGACGTCACCGCCGGGCACGTGCGCGTGCTGCTGGGCAAGGACTTCCGCGGCTCGGCCGCCGCGGGCCCGGGCGGCGCGCCGTCGACGTCGGCGGCCGCACCGCCGCCGGTTTCGCCGACACCGGACGCACCACCGATCACCGCGGGCGACGTTCCCTGCGTCAACTAG
- a CDS encoding LCP family protein → MEDEQEKPETPAEPVTQRDDPEWKPSPVPREPSPDPVVAAPSRTRRAGRATRRIAVGLVSLLALGASGYAYVTKDQLQQNVPTTDALTPRAGEPEPPPADDGAEDILLVGSDARTDAQGNPLPLRVLKELRTEANDGAVNTDTVILLRVPKNGGKPSAVSVPRDTWTDIPGRGKAKINSAYGIAKAHYAQQMRAQGERDQAKIERESDTEGRRVLVQAIQDLTQVRIDHYAEVNLLGFYLLTEALGGVKVCLNHATEDKDSGANFHRGEQTVSGGEALSFVRQRKNLPRGDLDRIVRQQAFLSSALHQVLSAGTLTSPGTLNNLMDAVHRSLVLDPGLDLLQFAQQAKGIASGDLTFATIPVVTANGRSEDGQSIVEVDPKAVREFVAGLAGRTAPAAAKAPGGSPTGGGGAAASGGASGGGPGSSDASGSGGAGASGSPGSGGAAASGGGPGSSGASGSAPAAVPVLQASDGVPCVN, encoded by the coding sequence GTGGAAGACGAGCAGGAAAAGCCGGAGACCCCGGCCGAACCGGTGACGCAGCGCGACGATCCGGAGTGGAAGCCGTCGCCGGTCCCGCGGGAGCCGAGCCCGGACCCGGTCGTCGCAGCGCCGTCACGGACGCGGCGCGCCGGGCGGGCGACGCGCCGGATCGCGGTCGGGCTCGTCTCGCTGCTGGCGCTCGGCGCGAGCGGCTACGCCTACGTGACGAAGGACCAGCTGCAGCAGAACGTCCCGACGACGGACGCGCTCACCCCGCGCGCCGGCGAGCCCGAGCCCCCGCCGGCGGACGACGGCGCGGAGGACATCCTGCTCGTGGGCAGCGACGCGCGGACGGACGCGCAGGGCAACCCGCTGCCGTTGCGCGTGCTGAAGGAGCTGCGCACGGAGGCCAACGACGGCGCGGTGAACACGGACACGGTGATCCTGCTGCGGGTACCGAAGAACGGCGGGAAGCCGTCGGCGGTGTCGGTGCCGCGCGACACGTGGACCGACATCCCGGGCCGCGGCAAGGCGAAGATCAATTCGGCGTACGGCATCGCGAAGGCCCACTACGCCCAGCAGATGCGCGCGCAGGGCGAGCGTGACCAGGCGAAGATCGAGCGTGAATCGGACACCGAGGGCCGCCGGGTGCTGGTGCAGGCGATCCAGGACCTGACGCAGGTGCGGATCGACCACTACGCGGAGGTCAACCTGCTGGGGTTCTACCTGCTGACGGAGGCGCTGGGCGGGGTGAAGGTGTGCCTCAACCACGCGACGGAGGACAAGGACTCGGGAGCGAACTTCCACCGAGGTGAGCAGACGGTCTCGGGCGGCGAGGCACTGTCGTTCGTCCGCCAGCGCAAGAACCTCCCGCGCGGCGACCTGGACAGAATCGTGCGGCAGCAGGCGTTCCTGTCATCGGCGTTGCACCAGGTGCTGTCGGCGGGGACGTTGACGAGCCCGGGAACGCTGAACAACCTGATGGACGCGGTGCACCGTTCCCTGGTTCTCGACCCGGGCCTCGACCTGCTGCAGTTCGCGCAGCAGGCGAAGGGGATCGCCTCGGGTGACCTGACGTTCGCGACGATCCCGGTGGTGACGGCGAACGGCCGCAGCGAGGACGGGCAGAGCATCGTGGAGGTAGACCCGAAGGCGGTGCGGGAGTTCGTGGCCGGCTTGGCGGGCCGAACGGCCCCGGCAGCGGCGAAGGCACCGGGCGGCTCGCCGACGGGCGGCGGCGGTGCGGCCGCCAGCGGCGGCGCGAGCGGCGGCGGCCCGGGCAGCAGCGACGCGAGCGGCAGCGGCGGTGCGGGTGCCAGCGGCAGCCCGGGCAGCGGCGGTGCGGCCGCCAGCGGCGGCGGCCCGGGCAGCAGCGGCGCGAGCGGCTCCGCCCCCGCTGCAGTGCCGGTGCTCCAGGCTTCCGATGGCGTGCCCTGCGTCAACTGA
- a CDS encoding NAD(P)H-binding protein: MTILVTGARGHVGRAVLDALFAAGQDVRAASRDATTLDVGVPAVSADLEDAATLDAALDGVSAVFLYTRPQGIEGFVKAAEAAGVRHVVQLSSSATLEPKSAQSHLARLHRAVEEALEAAPFASTVLNPGAFATNVLGWREDIAAGVVRTAYPDARIGAIHEQDIGDVAARILTDGSHGGEALPLTGPEPISFREQAEVLADVLGKRLRVEELTPEQEAARMAARGWPPEVAPEVLRTWERTTREPSVVTDVVREVTGRAPRSFRQWVEENRGAFG; this comes from the coding sequence ATGACCATTCTCGTCACCGGAGCGCGCGGGCACGTGGGCCGCGCGGTCTTGGACGCCCTCTTCGCCGCAGGTCAGGACGTGCGCGCGGCGAGCCGGGACGCCACGACGCTCGACGTCGGCGTGCCGGCCGTGAGCGCTGATCTGGAGGACGCGGCGACGTTGGACGCCGCGCTCGACGGCGTCTCGGCGGTGTTCCTGTACACGCGGCCGCAGGGCATCGAGGGTTTCGTGAAGGCAGCGGAGGCGGCGGGCGTGCGGCACGTGGTGCAGCTGTCGTCGTCGGCGACGCTCGAGCCGAAGTCGGCGCAGAGCCACCTCGCGCGGCTGCACCGGGCGGTGGAAGAAGCGCTGGAGGCGGCGCCGTTCGCCTCGACGGTGCTGAACCCGGGAGCGTTCGCGACGAACGTGCTGGGCTGGCGCGAGGACATCGCGGCGGGAGTGGTGCGCACGGCGTACCCGGACGCGCGGATCGGCGCGATCCACGAGCAGGACATCGGCGACGTGGCGGCCCGCATCCTGACCGACGGGTCTCATGGGGGTGAGGCGCTGCCGCTGACGGGACCGGAGCCGATCTCGTTCCGCGAGCAGGCGGAGGTGCTGGCGGACGTGCTGGGGAAGCGGCTGCGGGTGGAGGAGCTGACCCCGGAACAGGAGGCGGCCCGGATGGCGGCGCGGGGCTGGCCGCCGGAGGTGGCACCGGAGGTGCTGCGGACCTGGGAGCGCACGACTCGGGAGCCGTCGGTGGTGACGGACGTGGTGCGTGAGGTGACCGGCCGGGCTCCGCGGAGTTTTCGGCAGTGGGTTGAGGAGAACCGGGGCGCTTTTGGGTGA